Proteins encoded by one window of Elaeis guineensis isolate ETL-2024a chromosome 12, EG11, whole genome shotgun sequence:
- the LOC140852952 gene encoding uncharacterized protein: protein MRSGFPSQRVSHKLPASTHSLTKLSICPSLSNPLPLFIISPHLRFPGLIPTTTTSHSNKSESQKPKETLSNPFFFDLSMDTSSSSSFSSSPNASSSIFGSFDLEADANPSFPYTPSLSGRRWRPRFFCKSISTGGDAHHFLDTCFLCKKPIAAGDDIFMYRGDAPFCSEECREEQMEMDEALENNRNKFSSSSMRNSSSSSASSTIKHKPSLIIRQNSRNVHAMVAGC from the coding sequence ATGCGTTCAGGTTTTCCCAGCCAACGGGTTTCCCATAAGCTTCCTGCCTCCACCCACAGCTTAACAAAGCTATCCATTTGTCCCTCTCTCTCCAATCCTCTCCCACTCTTTATAATCTCTCCCCACCTTCGCTTCCCCGGCCTTatcccaaccaccaccacttcccACTCTAACAAAAGCGAAAGCCAAAAGCCAAAAGAAACGCTTTCGAATCCATTCTTCTTTGATCTCAGCATGgacacctcctcctcctcatccttctcATCATCTCCCAACGCTTCCTCCAGCATTTTTGGTTCCTTCGACCTCGAAGCCGACGCCAACCCCTCCTTCCCCTACACACCTTCCCTTTCCGGCCGGCGGTGGAGGCCCAGGTTCTTCTGCAAGTCCATCTCCACCGGCGGCGACGCCCACCACTTCCTTGACACCTGCTTTCTCTGCAAGAAGCCGATCGCTGCCGGCGATGATATCTTCATGTACAGAGGGGACGCGCCGTTTTGCAGCGAGGAGTGCAGGGAGGAGCAGATGGAGATGGACGAGGCGTTGGAGAATAACCGCAACAagttctcttcttcttctatgaGAAACTCTTCTTCTTCGTCGGCGTCGTCAACGATAAAGCATAAGCCAAGCCTCATCATCCGTCAAAACTCTCGGAACGTTCATGCCATGGTTGCTGGCTGCTAG
- the LOC105055036 gene encoding uncharacterized protein: MDTSSSSSFSSSPNASSSIFGSFDLEADANPSFPYTPSLSGRRWRPRFFCKSISTGGDAHHFLDTCFLCKKPIAAGDDIFMYRGDAPFCSEECREEQMEMDEALENNRNKFSSSSMRNSSSSSASSTIKHKPSLIIRQNSRNVHAMVAGC; encoded by the coding sequence ATGgacacctcctcctcctcatccttctcATCATCTCCCAACGCTTCCTCCAGCATTTTTGGTTCCTTCGACCTCGAAGCCGACGCCAACCCCTCCTTCCCCTACACACCTTCCCTTTCCGGCCGGCGGTGGAGGCCCAGGTTCTTCTGCAAGTCCATCTCCACCGGCGGCGACGCCCACCACTTCCTTGACACCTGCTTTCTCTGCAAGAAGCCGATCGCTGCCGGCGATGATATCTTCATGTACAGAGGGGACGCGCCGTTTTGCAGCGAGGAGTGCAGGGAGGAGCAGATGGAGATGGACGAGGCGTTGGAGAATAACCGCAACAagttctcttcttcttctatgaGAAACTCTTCTTCTTCGTCGGCGTCGTCAACGATAAAGCATAAGCCAAGCCTCATCATCCGTCAAAACTCTCGGAACGTTCATGCCATGGTTGCTGGCTGCTAG